One part of the Paroedura picta isolate Pp20150507F chromosome 5, Ppicta_v3.0, whole genome shotgun sequence genome encodes these proteins:
- the LOC143838930 gene encoding uncharacterized protein LOC143838930, which yields MGWHQLLAAGCTIFTLFILILVVTSHQWLRIESAKQMYHSGIWKICTKMVCNSIIAKIAYFQIIRFLFVLALFCSFFCTSYMLFTYRYLPSYPLPRFLCSATGSFATGFLTMLATMIYTVFVTKRGITNTARVTYQPTFYLAWCLGPIFAISGFVNLLAHYFMPVHRISLADQDSLSRSSISDVKMSVQGGCQNDMVLGSMRAF from the exons GGCTGCAGGATGCACGATCTTCACACTTTTCATCCTGATCCTGGTTGTCACAAGCCACCAGTGGCTCCGCATTGAGTCCGCCAAACAGATGTACCACAGCGGCATCTGGAAAATCTGCACAAAGATGGTGTGCAACAGTATCATTGCCAAAATAG CATACTTTCAGATCATCCGATTCCTCTTCGTCCTTGCCCTATTCTGCAGCTTCTTCTGCACCTCGTACATGCTCTTCACTTACCGCTACTTGCCCAGCTATCCGCTACCCCGGTTCTTGTGTTCTGCCACGGGCAGCTTCGCTACAG GTTTCTTGACGATGCTTGCCACAATGATATACACCGTCTTTGTCACCAAGCGAGGAATCACCAACACAGCTCGTGTCACCTACCAGCCGACTTTCTACTTGGCCTGGTGCCTTGGACCAATCTTTGCTATATCAG GTTTCGTGAATCTGTTGGCCCACTACTTCATGCCGGTCCATCGCATCAGCTTAGCAGACCAGGACAGCTTAAGCCGATCTTCGATCTCAGATGTAAAGATGAGCGTACAGGGCGGCTGTCAAAACGACATGGTGTTGGGCAGCATGAGAGCATTCTGA